The Cololabis saira isolate AMF1-May2022 chromosome 20, fColSai1.1, whole genome shotgun sequence genome includes a window with the following:
- the nectin4a gene encoding nectin-4 encodes MTSLLKPLSLCLCLLQITVAGGDFVDVRSNKPLLSLADEETVLPCRYQPGKDNKVVQVTWYKKTDDADKEQIITADNTNAQTAFGSWSRRVRFRGPEPTADASLVITNTEISDEGTYICHISTFPLGNFDAEISLTVQTSPISSLDPVVVVEGQSHRPVASCHSVARPPPRLTWDTELNGQSVSRSADSRTVSIKFSLHPLRSMNGKKLDCLVWHPAFPTPRRLRNNLVVHYPPDAEVSGYNGEWFAGLNNAALTCVSGGNPKPHNFTWIRVGGELPNGTVLHPNGTLAFGHPLLSSDEGTYRCLAENEVGKATAEVKISLTAPPRQSKEFENTFLVAGVAAGVLILMLVIVIAIVCRHKRKNKKLKRELNEKKEEISTLSRQASFRRVNSLSTDARLTIDESIPLKVDGTLRNSFSSLGEQTRCRDSRSTISGGRGGVGAFDSLGRPSLYNNSRRGRERILDRDEDNRLRVEAYVRNTISLQENCFHPPLMPTTFPMVQATEIMRQRNGSAIIPSDGGSRQGSVVKNNQHPPVSGQYPQVTDDEDEVDEGLGGPASQEHPDDQDSETNSFPLSEEHSAVLSHMRTSPPMRLPHASFIHKAQIV; translated from the exons ATGACCTCTCTGCTGAAACCACTTTCACTGTGTCTCTGTCTCCTGCAGATCACTG TGGCCGGGGGAGACTTTGTAGATGTCCGGTCAAACAAACCCCTACTTTCCTTGGCGGATGAGGAGACCGTCCTGCCCTGTCGCTACCAGCCAGGCAAGGACAACAAGGTGGTGCAGGTCACCTGGTATAAGAAGACCGATGACGCAGACAAAGAGCAGATCATCACTGCAGACAACACCAACGCTCAGACGG CCTTCGGGTCCTGGTCCCGACGCGTACGCTTCAGAGGCCCCGAGCCCACCGCGGACGCTTCCCTGGTCATAACCAACACGGAGATCTCGGATGAGGGGACGTACATCTGCCACATCAGCACCTTCCCACTGGGAAACTTCGACGCGGAGATCTCGCTCACCGTGCAGA CCAGCCCCATCTCCTCTCTGGACCCGGTGGTCGTGGTGGAGGGCCAGTCCCACCGGCCGGTGGCTTCCTGTCACTCCGTGGCCCGGCCGCCCCCCCGCCTCACCTGGGACACCGAGCTGAACGGCCAGAGCGTCAGCCGTTCCGCAGACAGCAGGACGGTCTCCATCAAATTCTCCCTCCACCCTCTGAGGAGCATGAATGGCAAGAAGCTGGACTGCCTGGTGTGGCACCCGGCCTTCCCGACTCCACGCAGGCTCAGAAATAACCTGGTGGTCCACT ACCCTCCAGACGCAGAGGTGTCGGGGTACAATGGAGAATGGTTCGCTGGTTTGAATAACGCCGCCCTGACGTGCGTGAGCGGAGGAAATCCTAAACCACACAATTTCACCTGGATCAG AGTTGGTGGGGAGCTGCCAAACGGCACCGTCCTCCATCCTAATGGGACACTGGCTTTTGGGCACCCCCTACTCTCCTCAGATGAAGGCACCTACCGGTGCCTGGCAGAGAATGAAGTGGGCAAAGCCACGGCGGAGGTGAAGATTAGTTTGACAG CGCCTCCTCGGCAGTCCAAAGAGTTTGAAAACACATTCCTGGTTGCAGGCGTGGCTGCTGGGGTGCTGATCTTGATGCTCGTCATTGTGATCGCCATTGTTTGCCGCCACAAACGGAAGAACAAGAAACTAAAGAGGGAGCTGAATGAGAAAAA GGAGGAAATAAGTACTCTCTCCAGACAAGCTTCGTTCAGGAGAGTGAACTCTCTCAGCACTGATGCCAGATTAACG ATAGATGAAAGTATCCCTCTGAAGGTGGACGGAACCCTGCGGAACAGCTTCTCCTCCCTCGGG GAGCAGACTCGCTGCCGTGACAGCAGATCTACTATCTCAGGTGGGCGGGGAGGAGTGGGGGCGTTCGACTCTCTGGGCAGACCATCTCTGTACAACAACTCCCGCAGGGGGAGAGAAAGGATCCTGGACAGGGACGAGGACAACCGGCTCAGGGTTGAAGCCTATGTGAGAAATACCATCTCCTTG CAGGAAAACTGTTTCCACCCCCCTCTCATGCCAACCACCTTCCCCATGGTACAAGCAACGGAGATCATGAGACAGCGGAACGGCAGCGCCATTATCCCCTCCGATGGGGGATCACGTCAAGGCAGCGTCGTCAAAAATAACCAGCATCCTCCTGTGAGCGGCCAGTACCCACAGGTCACCGATGACGAGGATGAGGTCGATGAGGGGTTGGGCGGTCCCGCCAGTCAGGAGCATCCTGATGACCAAGACAGTGAGACCAACAGCTTCCCTCTGTCTGAAGAGCACAGTGCAGTGCTCTCCCACATGAGGACCAGCCCCCCTATGCGCCTTCCCCATGCCTCCTTCATCCACAAGGCTCAGATTGTGTAA
- the fcer1g gene encoding high affinity immunoglobulin epsilon receptor subunit gamma, with protein MAFWGRDSLLLAVPLWMSFGRAAALREPEICYVLDGILFLYGIILTALYCRIKLMNAREADGGKMKPKKNPEEGIYTGLTPHAQDTYETIGMKK; from the exons ATGGCTTTCTGGGGCAGGGACTCGCTGCTGCTGGCGGTTCCTCTGTGGATGAGTTTCGGCAGAGCCG CTGCCCTCAGGGAACCGGAGATCTGTTATGTGTTGGATGGCATCCTGTTTTTGTACGGCATCATCCTGACCGCCCTGTACTGCAGAATCAAG CTCATGAATGCCAGAGAGGCAGACGGTGGGAAGATGAAGCCCAAAAAG AATCCGGAAGAGGGCATATACACG GGTCTGACTCCTCATGCCCAGGACACATACGAAACTATCGGCATGAAGAAGTGA